From the genome of Ignavibacteriales bacterium, one region includes:
- a CDS encoding enoyl-CoA hydratase-related protein, with product MRYNNLILEIDGNIAVIKINRPEKLNALNFATMKELRKIFQKLKKDENIFVIIITGSGDKAFIAGADISELNQLTKKSGKQFSLFGQTIFNMIENFEKPVIAAVNGFALGGGCELALACHIRLASDNAKFGQPEVGLGLIPGYGGTQRLAQLINNGRAMEYILTGDLIDAAEALRIGLVNKVYPQAELLAQAKKMALKICTKGQIAIRKSVLAINKSNESSQSLGQKYEAELFSECCATSDFKEGTAAFLQKRKPIFKNL from the coding sequence ATGCGTTATAATAATTTGATTTTAGAGATTGATGGAAATATTGCCGTTATTAAAATAAACAGACCCGAGAAATTAAATGCACTTAACTTTGCAACAATGAAGGAACTTAGAAAAATATTCCAAAAATTAAAAAAGGATGAAAATATTTTTGTAATTATAATAACTGGATCTGGCGATAAAGCATTTATTGCCGGAGCGGATATTTCTGAATTAAATCAACTCACTAAGAAAAGTGGAAAACAATTTTCTCTCTTCGGTCAGACAATTTTTAATATGATTGAAAATTTTGAAAAACCTGTTATTGCTGCCGTAAATGGATTTGCTCTTGGAGGTGGATGCGAATTAGCTCTGGCTTGTCATATTCGATTAGCTTCTGACAATGCAAAATTTGGGCAGCCGGAAGTTGGTTTGGGACTTATTCCTGGATACGGTGGAACCCAACGTTTAGCTCAGTTGATAAACAACGGAAGAGCCATGGAATACATTTTAACAGGCGATTTGATTGACGCAGCAGAAGCTTTAAGAATAGGTTTGGTTAATAAAGTATATCCCCAAGCAGAGCTTTTAGCACAAGCGAAAAAAATGGCATTGAAAATATGTACAAAAGGACAAATAGCAATAAGGAAATCAGTCCTGGCAATCAATAAATCTAATGAATCATCACAATCTCTTGGTCAAAAATACGAAGCAGAATTATTTAGCGAGTGCTGTGCTACCAGCGATTTCAAAGAAGGAACTGCCGCATTTTTACAGAAGCGAAAACCAATCTTTAAAAATTTATAA
- the mraY gene encoding phospho-N-acetylmuramoyl-pentapeptide-transferase, translating to MFYYLLDYINKVFNPPGFDIFRFLTFRSALSAITALILSFYFGPKMIEYLRKKQIGEAKKIDGPKSHWSKAGTPTMGGLIIISSIAIPVLLWGDIKSTYIILILFGTVWLCGVGFLDDYLKVIKKYPNGLIARYKLLGQIIIGLIVGSAIYFLPEFKDVNSITTLPFFKDTNFDFSYLYIPAVVFIITYTSNAVNLTDGLDGLAIGTIMIVMITLAILSYVSGNIIYSDYLNIIYLPGAGELTVFVAAVIGASLGFLWFNFYPAQIFMGDTGSLALGGAFGILTVLIKKELLIPILGGVFLLETCSVIIQRLYFKYTKKKYGEGRRVFKMAPIHHHFEMLGWPEPKIVIRFYIITIILAIISLTSFKIR from the coding sequence ATGTTTTACTATTTATTAGATTATATCAACAAAGTATTTAATCCACCTGGATTTGATATTTTCCGATTCTTAACTTTTAGATCAGCACTATCAGCAATCACTGCATTAATTCTTTCATTTTATTTTGGACCTAAGATGATTGAATATTTAAGAAAAAAGCAGATTGGCGAAGCAAAAAAAATTGATGGACCCAAGAGTCATTGGTCTAAAGCAGGAACACCAACAATGGGAGGATTAATTATTATTTCTTCCATCGCAATTCCGGTATTGCTCTGGGGCGATATTAAAAGCACATACATTATTTTAATTCTGTTTGGTACAGTCTGGTTATGTGGTGTTGGATTTTTGGATGACTATCTTAAAGTAATAAAGAAATATCCAAATGGACTTATAGCACGTTACAAATTACTTGGTCAAATAATTATTGGTCTTATTGTAGGAAGCGCAATTTATTTTTTGCCGGAATTCAAGGACGTAAATTCAATAACTACTTTGCCGTTTTTTAAAGATACCAATTTTGATTTTTCGTATCTCTATATACCGGCAGTTGTATTTATAATTACTTATACATCAAACGCAGTAAATCTAACGGACGGGCTTGATGGGCTTGCAATTGGTACAATTATGATTGTAATGATTACTCTTGCGATCCTTAGCTATGTTTCAGGAAATATAATTTATTCTGATTACTTAAACATAATTTATCTTCCAGGTGCTGGTGAGTTAACAGTTTTTGTTGCTGCTGTAATTGGTGCATCACTTGGATTTTTATGGTTCAACTTTTATCCGGCACAAATTTTTATGGGAGATACAGGCTCGCTTGCTTTAGGTGGTGCGTTTGGGATTTTGACAGTATTGATAAAGAAAGAATTATTAATCCCAATTCTTGGCGGAGTATTTCTTCTCGAGACCTGTTCGGTGATAATTCAACGACTTTATTTTAAGTACACAAAGAAAAAATATGGAGAAGGCAGAAGAGTTTTTAAGATGGCTCCAATCCATCATCATTTTGAAATGCTTGGATGGCCAGAACCTAAAATTGTTATCAGGTTTTATATCATCACGATTATTTTAGCAATAATTAGTTTAACATCATTTAAGATAAGATGA
- a CDS encoding penicillin-binding protein, giving the protein MNKGRALLIVFLLIGFWSVLLIRLFTIQIKEHDDLIFYANRQQIKEKNLRAERGFIYDRNADLLAYDRNDISIYVDCNRIDSSSIRKITENFSRVFNKSTSHYKSLLIPGCGEICIERKVAREKSIQLKDLVLDCLEMREDPTRVYSYDNLASHLLGYVGTEKYNGVEGIEKFYNKNLNGKDGKMIVLRDVWGRMISVAEEATILPEPGNSLILTIDKTYQNILEEELQKGIDLYKSRSAVGIIMNPNNGEILAMADMPDFNPNTYWDYSNEVRRNRILTDTYEPGSTFKAITVSTLIDKNLCKSSDMVFCENGDYQFKKVHIKDTHKYGMLSVKQVIELSSNIGMAKLISRINNDDLYKYLRDFGFGNYTSIDLPGESKGRLKKPGFSRFDDYTKPFMSFGYEISVTPIQIITAYATLINGGYLYQPHLVKEIKKRSNETVEQYEPKQLRKVINSETSETIREFLAGVVENGTAKNSKSSKVTFGGKTGTSQKLSGKEYTTEYNSSFIGFFPIDKPEIVCMILYNSPQIGKYGGLVAAPVFKNIVERLAAFDINLISKPPVEKQKTANIEQILASNEKHESGVKYSDVSEPRIANTELHKINIKNKNIMPDLHNNNLRDALSILNQIGLNYKINGNGKVVSQSISPGTTVKPGQVCSLNCEAKKIARININ; this is encoded by the coding sequence ATGAATAAAGGTAGGGCTTTACTAATTGTGTTTTTGCTGATTGGATTCTGGTCGGTCCTACTGATAAGGCTTTTTACTATTCAAATTAAAGAACACGACGATTTAATATTCTATGCGAACCGACAGCAGATAAAAGAAAAAAATCTCCGTGCCGAACGAGGATTTATTTATGATAGAAATGCAGACTTGCTTGCTTATGACAGAAATGATATTTCCATTTATGTAGATTGTAATAGAATCGATTCCTCATCAATTAGAAAGATAACTGAAAACTTTTCAAGAGTATTCAATAAAAGTACATCCCATTATAAAAGTTTATTAATTCCAGGTTGTGGAGAAATTTGTATCGAGCGAAAAGTCGCTCGCGAAAAATCCATTCAATTAAAAGACCTTGTTTTGGATTGCCTTGAAATGAGAGAAGACCCAACAAGAGTGTATTCCTATGATAATCTGGCTTCTCATCTTTTAGGATATGTGGGTACAGAAAAGTACAATGGTGTTGAAGGAATCGAAAAGTTTTATAATAAAAATCTGAACGGCAAAGATGGAAAGATGATTGTTTTACGAGATGTTTGGGGAAGAATGATTTCTGTTGCTGAGGAAGCTACAATTCTTCCAGAGCCTGGTAACAGCCTTATTTTAACAATAGATAAGACCTACCAGAATATTCTAGAAGAGGAATTGCAAAAAGGAATAGACCTTTATAAAAGCCGTTCAGCAGTTGGTATAATTATGAACCCAAACAATGGCGAAATTCTTGCGATGGCAGATATGCCGGATTTCAATCCAAATACTTATTGGGATTATTCAAATGAAGTAAGAAGAAATCGAATATTAACAGATACTTATGAGCCAGGTTCTACTTTTAAAGCGATAACAGTTTCTACTTTGATAGATAAAAATTTATGTAAAAGTTCTGATATGGTATTTTGCGAGAATGGCGATTATCAATTTAAAAAAGTTCATATCAAGGATACGCATAAATATGGTATGCTATCAGTAAAACAAGTTATTGAGCTTTCCAGTAATATTGGAATGGCAAAATTAATTTCCAGAATTAACAATGATGACTTATATAAATATTTACGTGATTTTGGTTTTGGAAATTATACCAGCATAGATTTACCCGGTGAGAGCAAAGGAAGACTTAAAAAGCCTGGTTTTTCCAGATTTGATGATTATACAAAACCATTCATGTCCTTTGGATACGAAATTTCTGTAACACCAATCCAGATAATTACTGCTTATGCTACTCTAATAAATGGTGGTTATTTATATCAGCCTCATTTGGTAAAGGAAATTAAAAAAAGAAGCAATGAAACTGTTGAGCAATATGAACCGAAGCAGCTTCGGAAAGTAATTAACTCAGAAACATCTGAAACAATAAGAGAATTTTTAGCCGGCGTTGTAGAAAACGGAACAGCAAAAAATTCTAAATCAAGTAAAGTTACATTTGGTGGAAAGACAGGAACCTCGCAAAAATTAAGCGGTAAAGAATACACCACAGAATATAATTCTTCTTTTATTGGATTTTTCCCAATCGATAAACCTGAAATAGTGTGTATGATTCTTTACAATTCTCCGCAAATTGGAAAGTATGGTGGTCTTGTTGCTGCACCGGTATTTAAAAATATAGTAGAAAGATTAGCTGCATTCGATATAAATCTCATCTCTAAACCACCAGTTGAAAAGCAGAAAACTGCCAACATTGAACAGATTTTAGCATCCAATGAAAAACATGAATCCGGAGTTAAATATTCTGATGTTTCTGAACCAAGAATTGCAAATACAGAATTGCACAAAATAAATATCAAGAATAAAAATATTATGCCGGATTTGCATAATAATAACTTAAGAGATGCACTTTCAATTTTAAATCAAATCGGATTGAATTATAAAATAAATGGGAATGGGAAAGTTGTTTCTCAAAGCATTTCACCCGGAACAACTGTAAAACCAGGTCAAGTCTGTTCCCTTAATTGTGAAGCAAAAAAAATTGCAAGAATTAATATTAACTAA
- the murD gene encoding UDP-N-acetylmuramoyl-L-alanine--D-glutamate ligase — MKNLEGKKISIIGAAESGVGAARLVKNFGGIPFVSDSASSAKFQEAITIFEQEKINFEFDGNTEKVFDCDFIITSPGVPSNSPVLIKAREKKIKIVSELEFSASICKGKIISITGTNGKTTTTSLCAHVFNACGLKTYLAGNIRPAFSELALDVKEDECVALETSSFQLDYTFDFKPKISAILNITPDHLDRYDNKLGNYLDSKLKVFKNQDNTDYLILNFDDKLTPKEISNTNVNKFYFSLNHAVENGAYLKGKKILFKRNGKEEFSCLTSDISLKGEHNYANAMAVMIMAKIFALDNKKIISALSSFPGVEHRLEFVKEINGVKYINDSKATNVDSVWFALRSFDQSIFLILGGKDKGNDYNQIKDLVENKVKKIYAIGSSSDKVFNFFHKIVKVEVKASLGDCVTSANQEARENDIVLLSPACASFDMFDNYEHRGKAFKEAVNNL; from the coding sequence ATGAAAAATTTAGAAGGTAAAAAAATATCAATAATTGGTGCGGCAGAAAGCGGAGTTGGCGCTGCACGGTTAGTTAAGAATTTTGGTGGGATTCCATTCGTAAGCGATTCTGCTTCAAGTGCAAAATTTCAGGAAGCAATTACGATTTTTGAACAAGAAAAAATAAATTTTGAATTTGATGGCAATACAGAAAAAGTTTTTGATTGCGATTTTATAATTACAAGTCCGGGTGTACCATCTAACTCGCCGGTACTTATTAAAGCAAGGGAAAAGAAAATTAAGATCGTAAGCGAATTGGAATTTTCTGCTTCGATATGTAAGGGAAAAATAATTTCCATAACCGGCACAAATGGCAAAACCACAACTACAAGTTTATGCGCACATGTGTTTAACGCATGCGGACTCAAAACATATTTGGCTGGGAATATTCGTCCAGCTTTTTCTGAATTGGCTCTTGATGTAAAAGAAGATGAATGTGTAGCGTTGGAAACTTCCAGCTTTCAACTTGATTATACATTTGATTTTAAACCTAAGATTTCCGCAATCTTAAATATTACTCCGGATCATTTAGATAGGTACGATAACAAACTTGGAAACTATCTTGATTCCAAGCTGAAAGTATTTAAAAATCAGGATAACACGGATTACTTGATTCTGAATTTTGATGATAAGCTAACGCCAAAAGAAATCTCGAATACCAATGTAAATAAATTTTATTTCTCACTAAATCATGCTGTTGAAAATGGCGCTTACTTAAAAGGGAAGAAAATATTATTTAAGCGAAATGGAAAAGAAGAATTTTCTTGTTTGACAAGTGATATTTCTTTGAAAGGTGAGCATAACTATGCTAATGCAATGGCAGTGATGATAATGGCAAAGATATTTGCTTTGGATAATAAAAAGATTATTTCAGCGCTGAGTAGTTTTCCTGGAGTAGAACATCGGCTTGAATTTGTAAAGGAAATTAATGGCGTTAAATATATAAACGATTCTAAAGCGACAAATGTAGATTCGGTTTGGTTCGCTTTACGAAGTTTTGATCAGTCTATCTTTTTGATCCTTGGTGGCAAAGATAAAGGAAATGATTACAATCAAATAAAAGATTTGGTTGAAAATAAAGTAAAAAAGATTTATGCAATTGGATCATCATCCGATAAAGTTTTTAATTTCTTCCACAAAATTGTTAAGGTAGAAGTTAAAGCATCGTTAGGAGATTGTGTTACTTCTGCAAACCAGGAAGCGCGGGAGAATGATATTGTACTTCTTTCCCCAGCCTGCGCAAGTTTTGATATGTTTGATAATTATGAGCATCGCGGAAAAGCATTTAAAGAGGCAGTAAATAATTTATGA
- the mraZ gene encoding division/cell wall cluster transcriptional repressor MraZ — protein sequence MLIGSFKYAIDSKNRVSIPAKLRKYIDGEGNNKFYINRGVEKCIDIYPSSQWKELADKLEHLNPFNSKDSMFLRVFLQKASEETLDSQFRILLPQNLIEHAEIENEVFILGAIKKIEIWNPSNYEKYLQQQDESFEQIAEKVMSR from the coding sequence ATGCTAATTGGAAGTTTTAAATACGCAATCGATTCAAAAAATAGAGTAAGTATTCCAGCCAAACTCCGCAAATACATTGATGGCGAAGGGAACAATAAGTTTTACATCAATCGTGGAGTTGAGAAGTGTATCGACATTTATCCATCTTCTCAGTGGAAGGAATTAGCTGATAAGTTAGAGCATCTTAATCCATTCAATTCAAAAGATTCAATGTTTCTTAGAGTGTTTCTCCAAAAAGCATCCGAGGAAACTCTGGATTCACAATTTCGCATTCTTCTTCCACAAAATTTAATTGAACACGCAGAAATTGAAAATGAAGTGTTTATACTTGGTGCAATAAAAAAAATAGAAATATGGAATCCTTCCAATTACGAAAAATATCTTCAACAACAAGATGAATCATTTGAGCAAATTGCAGAAAAAGTTATGAGCAGGTAA
- the rsmH gene encoding 16S rRNA (cytosine(1402)-N(4))-methyltransferase RsmH: protein MSEYHVPVMVKECTDFLLSDKEGAYFEGTIGFGGHTEEFLKILNRDAKLIATELDEKTFLYAKNKFAEDARVKVYKTNFADIDKISKIEFIDGYDGVFADLGVSSYQLDDKEAGFTYRNESALDLRMDKSIMITAADIVNSFSEEDLSKIFFEYGEDKDSRKIAKKIVERRTSKKIVTTLDLSSIIEEIVPAFYLNKILSKIFQALRIYINNELDVLKDFLKKAVTLLKDQGNIVILTYHSLEDRIVKDFFKYESLSCVCPANFPVCVCDKVQRLKILTKKPIIANQDELKINRRARSAKLRVAKRI from the coding sequence ATGAGTGAATATCACGTCCCCGTAATGGTTAAAGAATGTACCGATTTTCTTTTATCGGATAAAGAAGGTGCTTACTTTGAAGGGACGATTGGATTTGGGGGGCACACAGAGGAGTTTCTAAAAATACTTAATCGAGATGCGAAATTAATTGCAACTGAACTTGATGAGAAAACTTTTTTATATGCTAAAAATAAATTTGCTGAGGACGCTAGAGTAAAAGTTTATAAAACAAATTTTGCTGATATAGATAAAATTTCCAAAATTGAATTCATTGATGGGTATGATGGTGTTTTTGCCGATTTGGGTGTTTCGTCTTATCAATTAGATGATAAAGAAGCTGGGTTTACTTACAGAAATGAAAGCGCTTTAGATTTAAGAATGGATAAATCAATTATGATTACAGCAGCAGATATTGTGAATAGCTTTTCTGAAGAAGATTTATCCAAAATCTTTTTTGAATATGGTGAAGATAAAGATTCCAGAAAGATTGCCAAGAAAATAGTGGAAAGACGCACATCAAAAAAAATTGTTACAACGCTGGATTTATCTTCAATAATTGAGGAAATAGTTCCGGCTTTTTATTTAAATAAAATTCTTTCAAAAATTTTTCAGGCTTTAAGAATTTATATCAACAACGAACTCGATGTGTTGAAAGACTTTTTAAAAAAAGCAGTTACACTTTTAAAGGATCAAGGGAATATTGTAATATTAACTTATCATTCGCTTGAAGATAGGATTGTAAAAGATTTTTTTAAGTATGAAAGTTTAAGTTGTGTTTGTCCTGCAAATTTTCCGGTTTGTGTTTGCGATAAAGTCCAACGGTTAAAAATATTAACTAAGAAACCAATTATTGCAAACCAGGACGAATTGAAAATAAATCGCCGGGCAAGAAGTGCAAAGTTAAGGGTAGCCAAAAGAATATGA
- a CDS encoding putative peptidoglycan glycosyltransferase FtsW: MNLKLSYRILLLAVISLMIIGSAEVLSASSIISYLKYESFYHLFTSHLIKIFIAIGALILFSFIPYEIYKKYSKKLIVGIVVLLFITLFVAHSTKGAGRWINLYAFSFQPSEIAKLVLLIHLAYLIEEKGKDLKNFNKGFLFPLVWIISIAFLIILQPNVSVSIMIVIVSFAILFVGGAKLTHLVFSLGTIGSLAGFAMWSMPHSNKRLASFLDSFGNGGHINTQVFQAKVALGSGWWYGIGLGQSRQSDLFLPEAYGDFIFSIVGEELGFIGAAVILFIYLTIFIIGVIVAKNAKDQFGQLLAFGISFTIILSAFINAAVVTGIIPTTGIPLPFISYGGTSIIFTCAAMGIIVNIAMQAYKAKRIKAEIKK, encoded by the coding sequence ATGAACCTAAAGTTGTCTTACAGAATATTACTTCTTGCAGTTATCAGCTTGATGATAATTGGATCTGCAGAAGTATTAAGTGCAAGCAGCATAATAAGCTATTTGAAGTATGAAAGCTTTTATCACTTGTTCACTTCTCATCTAATAAAAATATTTATTGCTATTGGTGCGCTAATTTTATTCTCATTTATACCTTACGAAATATATAAAAAGTACAGCAAGAAGTTAATAGTTGGAATTGTAGTCCTTTTATTTATTACACTCTTTGTAGCGCATAGTACAAAAGGTGCTGGAAGATGGATAAATTTATATGCGTTTTCTTTTCAGCCATCTGAAATTGCAAAGTTAGTTTTGTTAATACACCTTGCATATTTAATTGAAGAAAAAGGAAAAGATTTAAAAAATTTTAATAAAGGATTTCTCTTTCCACTTGTGTGGATTATATCAATTGCTTTTCTAATTATTTTACAACCCAATGTAAGTGTAAGTATAATGATAGTTATTGTTTCTTTTGCAATACTTTTTGTTGGTGGAGCTAAGTTAACACATTTAGTATTTTCGTTAGGGACAATCGGTAGTTTAGCAGGTTTTGCTATGTGGAGCATGCCGCACTCAAATAAAAGATTAGCAAGCTTTTTGGATAGCTTTGGCAATGGCGGGCATATCAACACGCAAGTTTTCCAGGCGAAAGTTGCATTGGGAAGCGGCTGGTGGTATGGGATAGGATTAGGTCAAAGCCGCCAGAGTGACTTGTTTTTACCGGAGGCTTATGGCGATTTTATTTTTTCAATAGTAGGTGAAGAGCTTGGTTTTATTGGCGCTGCAGTAATTCTTTTTATATACCTAACCATTTTTATTATCGGTGTTATTGTTGCCAAGAATGCAAAAGATCAATTTGGGCAGTTGCTTGCATTTGGAATAAGTTTTACAATCATTTTAAGTGCGTTTATTAATGCTGCAGTTGTAACAGGAATTATTCCTACAACGGGAATTCCTCTTCCTTTCATCAGTTATGGAGGAACATCTATTATCTTTACCTGTGCGGCAATGGGAATTATTGTAAATATTGCAATGCAGGCTTATAAAGCAAAACGAATAAAAGCAGAAATTAAAAAATGA
- a CDS encoding UDP-N-acetylmuramoyl-L-alanyl-D-glutamate--2,6-diaminopimelate ligase encodes MELSKLINSIRAIQVVGEVERKDVNSIVYDSRKIKKNSLFVAISGFKMDGHSFILDAINKGATAVILEKDQLIPEEIFLHNNVTKILVKDSRKALAEVSNCYFKEPSKNLCLIGITGTKGKTTTSYFIKNIIKIAGFKTGLIGTIANYIGDKEIYTNLTTPQSSDLNELFSEMLAEDCSHCVMEVSSHSLVLHRVNALKFKAAVFTNITSDHLDFHITFDEYLKAKKILFDSLDEDAVVIYNNDDPSSEKIIADSKAKCFSYGMKKGSDIYLSDVKFDLKGTNFNLVYKSNSYNLFTKLVGEFNAYNAAAAFATCVLLGIKPDDAVKGINTTPQVPGRFEAIHHGNKTVIVDYSHTADSLEKTLWAIQSIVKNQKAIYTVFGCGGNRDKTKRPIMGKIASDLSTKAIVTSDNPRFEEPMSIIDEIVTGITKNNFEVIENREEAIRAAIKNSEESAVILIAGKGHEPYQEIKDVRNHFSDKEIAEKYLFNE; translated from the coding sequence ATGGAATTATCCAAACTAATAAATAGTATAAGAGCAATACAAGTTGTCGGAGAAGTTGAACGCAAAGACGTTAATTCCATCGTGTACGATTCAAGAAAGATAAAAAAGAATTCTTTATTTGTTGCAATATCAGGCTTCAAAATGGATGGGCATAGTTTTATTCTGGATGCGATAAATAAAGGAGCAACAGCAGTTATTTTAGAAAAAGATCAACTCATTCCAGAAGAAATTTTCCTGCATAATAATGTTACAAAAATTTTAGTTAAAGACAGCCGTAAAGCTCTGGCAGAAGTTTCTAATTGTTACTTCAAGGAGCCATCAAAGAATTTATGCTTAATTGGAATTACCGGTACAAAAGGAAAAACAACGACCTCATATTTTATAAAAAATATAATTAAGATAGCTGGTTTCAAAACTGGCTTAATCGGAACAATTGCTAACTACATCGGTGACAAAGAAATTTATACAAATTTAACTACACCGCAATCTTCCGATCTGAATGAATTGTTTTCCGAGATGCTTGCAGAAGATTGTTCGCACTGTGTGATGGAAGTTTCTTCTCATTCTCTTGTCTTGCACCGAGTAAATGCTCTAAAATTTAAGGCGGCAGTTTTTACAAATATAACTTCTGATCACTTGGACTTTCATATCACTTTCGATGAGTATTTAAAAGCTAAAAAAATTCTTTTTGATTCACTTGATGAAGATGCAGTTGTAATTTATAACAATGATGATCCCAGTTCTGAAAAAATAATTGCTGATTCGAAAGCGAAATGTTTTTCATATGGAATGAAAAAAGGATCAGATATTTATTTGTCAGATGTAAAATTTGATTTGAAAGGAACAAATTTCAATCTTGTTTATAAAAGCAATTCTTATAATTTGTTTACAAAACTTGTAGGAGAGTTTAACGCTTACAACGCCGCTGCCGCATTTGCAACTTGTGTTTTACTTGGAATTAAACCAGATGATGCTGTAAAAGGAATTAACACCACTCCGCAGGTTCCAGGTAGATTCGAAGCAATTCATCATGGAAACAAAACGGTAATTGTTGATTATTCTCATACAGCGGATAGTCTTGAAAAAACTCTTTGGGCAATTCAAAGTATTGTTAAAAATCAGAAAGCGATTTATACGGTATTTGGCTGCGGTGGTAACAGAGATAAAACTAAAAGACCAATAATGGGAAAGATTGCAAGCGATTTAAGCACTAAAGCAATAGTTACTTCGGACAATCCTCGTTTTGAAGAACCGATGTCGATAATAGATGAAATTGTCACCGGCATAACAAAAAATAATTTTGAAGTTATTGAAAACAGGGAAGAAGCAATAAGGGCAGCGATAAAAAATTCCGAAGAGAGCGCAGTAATTTTAATTGCCGGCAAAGGGCACGAACCTTACCAGGAAATTAAAGACGTTAGGAATCATTTTTCTGATAAAGAAATTGCGGAGAAGTATTTGTTTAATGAGTAA
- a CDS encoding UDP-N-acetylmuramoyl-tripeptide--D-alanyl-D-alanine ligase, producing MSNPKINIEDLFNLPSAVIYNPDRFNHSTSVSTDTRTIKKNSVYVALKGKKFDGHTFVNQAIEKGANAIIINKNKLKDFDKVEVTIITVKDTKKSYGDLARIWRSKLTGKIIGITGSNGKTSTKEMLAKIFEQNYSVCKTLANNNNQIGVPLTIFSANNNHDFIVLEMGTNHFGEIEFIAKIAKPDIALITNIGDSHLEYFKNQDGVAKEKLALFHETINAGGKVFVNTDDQSLKRKTKSLKNKITFGFNGSPDVKGKILGLTEDGRPKIQITFKSNKFEVALGVCGLPNAKNFLAATAIALFTGIPKTDIKKAASKLCAVDNRLNVIKKKNFILINDTYNANPESMKAAFEFMASLKTERRIAVLGNMFELGERAIEAHQSLAVHLKRNKINEVYSIGNLMKHLDDELKKTKIISRHFRNRKSLEQFLTNRNYDNSIVLVKGSHGMKMEEFLQAFTGKN from the coding sequence ATGAGTAATCCTAAAATAAATATTGAGGATTTATTTAACCTGCCAAGCGCTGTTATTTACAATCCGGATAGATTCAATCATTCAACATCAGTTTCTACCGATACAAGAACAATAAAAAAGAATTCAGTCTATGTTGCGTTGAAGGGCAAGAAGTTTGATGGCCACACATTTGTAAATCAAGCTATTGAAAAAGGTGCTAATGCAATCATCATTAATAAAAACAAACTTAAAGATTTTGATAAAGTTGAAGTTACAATAATAACTGTTAAGGATACGAAGAAATCTTATGGTGATTTGGCGAGAATTTGGAGAAGCAAATTAACTGGCAAAATAATTGGCATAACCGGAAGCAACGGTAAAACATCAACAAAAGAAATGCTCGCTAAAATTTTTGAACAGAATTATTCTGTTTGTAAGACGCTGGCTAATAACAATAATCAAATAGGTGTGCCGCTAACGATATTTAGTGCAAATAATAATCATGATTTTATTGTTCTTGAAATGGGGACGAATCACTTTGGTGAAATTGAATTCATTGCTAAAATTGCTAAGCCTGATATTGCTCTCATCACCAATATTGGAGACAGCCATTTAGAATATTTTAAAAATCAAGATGGTGTTGCAAAAGAAAAGTTAGCTTTATTCCATGAAACAATTAATGCTGGTGGAAAAGTTTTTGTTAATACCGATGATCAATCTCTGAAAAGAAAAACTAAATCACTAAAGAATAAAATTACATTTGGATTTAATGGTTCACCCGATGTAAAAGGGAAGATCCTTGGTTTAACCGAAGATGGCAGACCCAAAATTCAGATCACTTTTAAATCAAATAAGTTTGAAGTTGCATTGGGTGTTTGCGGATTACCCAACGCTAAAAACTTTTTAGCTGCTACTGCAATCGCTTTATTTACTGGTATTCCAAAAACTGATATAAAAAAAGCAGCCAGCAAACTATGCGCGGTTGATAATAGATTGAACGTAATTAAAAAGAAAAATTTTATTCTGATTAATGATACTTACAATGCTAATCCGGAATCAATGAAAGCAGCGTTTGAATTTATGGCATCACTCAAAACAGAAAGAAGAATTGCTGTTCTTGGTAATATGTTTGAGCTTGGAGAACGGGCGATTGAAGCACACCAGTCTTTAGCTGTTCATTTAAAAAGGAATAAAATTAATGAAGTTTATTCAATCGGCAATTTAATGAAACATCTTGATGATGAATTAAAGAAAACGAAAATCATTTCAAGACATTTTAGGAATCGAAAATCTCTTGAACAATTTTTAACAAATAGAAATTACGATAATTCCATTGTCCTGGTAAAAGGCTCGCACGGGATGAAGATGGAAGAATTTTTACAAGCATTCACAGGAAAAAATTAG